One Azospirillum sp. TSA2s genomic region harbors:
- a CDS encoding IS4 family transposase, translated as MEPLDRRAVNRIVVRHRGNHGVGTGDNGWTCQRHLKAMLFAQFAGLKSLREIAEGLAAQPAGLYHTGLRPVSKSTLSDASAARPAAVFREIADLVMGGLARSVRQESRELVRLIDGSPIMLRDRRFNWAEADSRCRGLKLHLAYDPRAATPVHFAVETPKLSEIKVARRLPFVAGTTYVFDKGYTDYCWWHEITMAGALFVTRLKSNARRRVERTVEAVGDNIEADRRVKIGHKKPRGGATNPLYDTELREVVVARPDKEPLHLITNDLDRSAQEIADLYKERWQIELFFKWIKQNLKLKTFFGRSENAVRIQIYTALIAFCLLRLFQNTYAKNHVGGAKALKVRLKVALFEPFNTTNRCPTRPRPPQKRPPDRQLSLKLAEP; from the coding sequence GTGGAACCTCTGGACCGTCGTGCGGTGAACAGGATTGTCGTGCGGCACCGGGGCAATCATGGGGTCGGGACGGGGGACAACGGCTGGACGTGCCAGCGGCACCTCAAGGCGATGCTTTTCGCCCAGTTCGCCGGGCTGAAGAGCCTTCGCGAGATTGCGGAGGGCTTGGCGGCCCAGCCGGCGGGCCTGTACCACACCGGCCTGCGTCCGGTGAGCAAGAGCACGCTCAGCGATGCCTCGGCGGCGCGGCCTGCGGCGGTGTTCCGGGAGATTGCCGATCTGGTCATGGGCGGCTTGGCCCGATCGGTGCGTCAGGAAAGTCGGGAGTTGGTGCGGCTGATCGACGGCTCTCCGATCATGTTGCGGGACCGCCGCTTCAACTGGGCCGAAGCTGATTCTCGCTGCCGTGGCCTGAAGCTGCATCTGGCCTACGATCCGCGGGCGGCCACGCCGGTCCATTTTGCCGTGGAAACGCCTAAGCTCAGCGAAATCAAGGTCGCGCGGCGTCTGCCGTTCGTTGCCGGGACCACCTACGTCTTCGACAAGGGATACACGGATTATTGCTGGTGGCATGAGATCACCATGGCAGGGGCGCTGTTCGTGACCCGGCTGAAGAGCAATGCCCGCCGCCGGGTGGAGCGAACCGTCGAGGCGGTTGGCGACAACATCGAAGCGGACCGCCGGGTGAAGATCGGCCACAAGAAGCCGCGTGGCGGCGCGACCAACCCGCTCTACGACACCGAACTTCGTGAAGTGGTGGTGGCGCGCCCGGATAAGGAGCCACTCCATCTGATCACCAATGATCTTGACCGGTCTGCCCAGGAGATCGCCGATCTCTATAAGGAACGCTGGCAGATTGAGTTGTTCTTTAAGTGGATCAAACAGAACCTCAAGCTGAAGACATTCTTCGGTCGCTCAGAGAATGCCGTCAGAATTCAGATCTACACGGCATTGATTGCCTTCTGCTTGTTGCGGCTATTCCAGAACACCTACGCCAAAAACCACGTTGGCGGTGCGAAGGCCCTCAAGGTCAGGCTCAAGGTTGCACTCTTCGAACCTTTCAACACCACCAATCGCTGTCCGACAAGGCCACGGCCACCGCAAAAACGACCGCCAGACCGCCAACTCAGCCTCAAACTGGCCGAGCCCTGA
- a CDS encoding DnaJ C-terminal domain-containing protein, whose amino-acid sequence MATRDPYSVLGVSRSASADDIKKAYRKLAKQHHPDLKPGDAANEERFKEISAAYTLLSDAEKRARYDRGEIDPSGQERHAGFGSRGRSGSRGRAYSSTADDTFFGGGDDWFSDLFGGGRRRPGGPGAGAGAGAGGSAGPRVRGSDISYSVTVPFIEAANGSKRRINLSNGKSIDVAIPPGTENETKLRLKGQGLPGMGGMPNGDAIVEVHVESHPYFTRQDSDIHVEVPITLNEAVLGATVNVPTISGKVAVKVPPGANTGSVLRLRGRGVVNQATKQPGDQYVKLKVVLPDPPDAELVKFVEQWAKTRSYDVRKKAGLE is encoded by the coding sequence GTGGCTACGCGCGATCCCTACAGCGTTCTCGGCGTCAGCCGGTCCGCCAGTGCCGACGACATCAAGAAGGCATACCGCAAGCTCGCCAAGCAGCATCACCCGGATCTGAAGCCGGGCGACGCCGCCAACGAGGAGCGGTTCAAGGAAATCTCGGCCGCCTACACGCTGCTGTCGGATGCCGAGAAGCGCGCCCGCTACGACCGTGGCGAGATCGACCCGTCGGGGCAGGAACGGCACGCGGGCTTCGGCTCGCGCGGCCGCTCCGGCAGCCGCGGCCGGGCCTATAGCAGCACGGCCGACGACACGTTCTTCGGTGGCGGCGACGACTGGTTCTCCGACCTGTTCGGCGGCGGTCGGCGCCGCCCCGGCGGGCCGGGGGCCGGAGCGGGTGCGGGAGCCGGCGGCTCCGCCGGGCCGCGGGTGCGGGGCAGCGACATCTCCTATTCGGTCACCGTCCCCTTCATCGAGGCGGCGAACGGGTCAAAGCGCCGGATCAACCTGTCCAACGGCAAGAGCATCGACGTCGCCATCCCTCCCGGGACGGAGAACGAAACGAAGCTGCGCCTGAAAGGCCAGGGCCTGCCCGGCATGGGCGGCATGCCCAACGGCGACGCCATCGTCGAGGTGCATGTCGAATCGCATCCCTACTTCACCCGGCAGGACAGCGACATCCACGTCGAGGTGCCGATCACCCTGAACGAGGCGGTTCTGGGCGCCACCGTCAACGTCCCGACGATCAGCGGCAAGGTGGCGGTGAAGGTTCCGCCCGGCGCCAACACCGGCTCCGTCCTGCGGCTGCGCGGCAGGGGCGTGGTCAATCAGGCCACCAAGCAGCCGGGCGACCAGTATGTGAAGCTGAAGGTCGTCCTGCCCGACCCGCCCGACGCCGAACTGGTCAAGTTCGTCGAGCAATGGGCCAAGACCCGCAGCTACGACGTCCGCAAGAAGGCCGGGCTGGAGTAG
- a CDS encoding RT0821/Lpp0805 family surface protein has product MFVKKVVPAMIVAGLLAGCQLGGQKETIGTAGGAVAGGLIGSQIGGGTGKLVATGVGTLLGAFIGREVGSSLDKADAGYAETAARQAYAAPVGDRINWNNPQSGNSGTIVTTRDGYSSAGTYCREFQQTIVVKGRTEQAYGTACKQADGTWKIIGNS; this is encoded by the coding sequence ATGTTCGTGAAGAAAGTCGTTCCGGCCATGATCGTCGCCGGCCTGCTGGCCGGCTGCCAGCTGGGTGGCCAGAAGGAAACGATCGGCACGGCGGGCGGCGCGGTCGCCGGCGGCCTGATCGGCTCGCAGATCGGCGGCGGTACCGGCAAGCTGGTGGCGACCGGCGTCGGCACGCTGCTCGGCGCCTTCATCGGCAGGGAGGTCGGCAGCTCGCTCGACAAGGCCGATGCCGGCTATGCCGAGACCGCGGCCCGCCAGGCCTACGCCGCCCCGGTCGGCGACCGCATCAACTGGAACAACCCGCAGTCGGGCAATTCCGGCACCATCGTCACCACCCGCGACGGCTACAGCAGCGCCGGCACCTATTGCCGCGAGTTCCAGCAGACCATCGTCGTGAAGGGCCGGACGGAGCAGGCGTACGGAACCGCTTGCAAACAGGCCGACGGTACGTGGAAGATCATCGGCAACTCGTAA
- the pdxH gene encoding pyridoxamine 5'-phosphate oxidase: MTDSTDRDPYDLFAEWMKEAEQSEPNDPNAMALATADANGIPSVRMVLLKGIDPRGFVFYTNTESRKGTQLLANRNAALCFHWKSLRRQVRVEGPVEVVTDAEADAYFESRPRESRIGAWASLQSRPLEGRWELEKRVAQFAAKYAIGTVPRPPHWTGFRVLPSRIEFWRDRPFRLHDRLVFQRAEGTDGTQTGWTTEHLYP; encoded by the coding sequence ATGACGGACAGCACCGACCGCGATCCTTACGATCTCTTCGCCGAATGGATGAAGGAGGCTGAGCAGAGCGAACCGAACGATCCCAACGCCATGGCGCTTGCCACCGCCGACGCCAACGGCATCCCGTCGGTGCGGATGGTTCTGCTGAAGGGGATCGATCCGCGCGGTTTCGTCTTCTACACCAACACCGAAAGCCGGAAAGGCACCCAGCTGCTGGCGAATCGGAACGCCGCCCTGTGCTTCCATTGGAAGAGCCTGCGCCGTCAGGTGCGGGTGGAGGGGCCGGTGGAGGTCGTCACCGATGCCGAGGCCGACGCCTATTTCGAAAGCCGCCCGCGCGAAAGCCGGATCGGCGCCTGGGCCTCGCTGCAGTCGCGCCCGCTGGAGGGGCGGTGGGAGCTGGAGAAGCGCGTGGCGCAGTTCGCCGCCAAATACGCCATCGGCACCGTGCCGCGGCCGCCGCACTGGACCGGCTTCCGCGTGCTGCCCTCGCGGATCGAATTCTGGCGCGACCGCCCGTTCCGCCTGCACGACCGGCTGGTTTTCCAGCGCGCCGAGGGGACCGACGGCACTCAGACGGGTTGGACCACCGAGCATCTTTATCCCTAA
- a CDS encoding cation diffusion facilitator family transporter, which yields MGEALSDSAQNSASADRLRRYATYASVSVASTLIAAKLAAYLLTESVSILSSLIDSCTDLMASVVTLLGVRHALRPADANHRFGHGKAEALAALAQAAFIGGSALLLSVEAVRRIVRPEPIAEGTMGVAVMLLSILLTAGLITFQRRVQTATGSVAIGADRLHYSGDLLMNSAVIVAILLTEATGLTVVDPLFGIGIALFLLNGARGVARDALDVLMDRELAEEERARIVELARAEPGVRGLHDLRTRNAGTGCFIELHLELDGGISLTAAHEIADRVEQRLREAFVNAEVMVHQEPAGLADERLDHRIAG from the coding sequence ATGGGGGAAGCATTGAGCGACAGTGCGCAAAACTCGGCATCGGCGGACCGGCTGCGCCGCTATGCCACCTATGCCAGCGTGTCGGTGGCCTCCACCCTGATTGCGGCGAAGCTGGCCGCCTATCTGTTGACCGAATCGGTCAGCATCCTGTCTTCGCTGATCGATTCCTGCACCGACCTGATGGCGTCGGTGGTGACCTTGCTGGGGGTGCGCCATGCCCTGCGCCCGGCCGACGCCAACCACCGCTTCGGGCACGGCAAGGCGGAGGCGCTGGCCGCACTCGCCCAGGCCGCCTTCATCGGCGGCTCGGCCCTGCTGCTGAGCGTCGAGGCGGTGCGGCGAATTGTCCGGCCGGAGCCGATTGCCGAGGGGACGATGGGCGTCGCCGTGATGCTGCTGTCGATCCTGCTGACCGCCGGGCTCATCACCTTCCAGCGCCGGGTGCAGACGGCCACCGGTTCGGTCGCCATCGGGGCGGACCGGCTGCACTATTCCGGCGACCTGCTGATGAACAGCGCGGTCATCGTCGCCATCCTGCTGACCGAGGCGACCGGGCTGACCGTGGTCGACCCGCTGTTCGGCATCGGCATCGCCCTGTTCCTGCTCAACGGCGCCCGCGGCGTGGCGCGCGACGCGCTCGACGTGCTGATGGACCGCGAACTGGCCGAGGAGGAGCGCGCGCGCATCGTCGAACTGGCGCGGGCCGAGCCGGGGGTGCGCGGTCTGCACGACCTGCGCACGCGCAATGCCGGCACCGGCTGTTTCATCGAGTTGCATCTGGAGCTGGACGGCGGCATCAGCCTGACTGCCGCGCACGAGATCGCCGACCGGGTGGAGCAGCGGTTGCGCGAGGCCTTCGTCAACGCCGAGGTGATGGTCCACCAGGAACCGGCCGGGCTGGCCGACGAGCGGCTGGATCACCGGATCGCCGGCTGA
- a CDS encoding methyl-accepting chemotaxis protein — translation MMDGGVGLRPHLIADIAQEAGNLGIEIADIAGHIEDVNARVTHQSEVFTQLRDTGAKMSRSTQRISEASAVARSVTEQARQEVDSSHDRVQQSLSDIHALVSSVTGIEGQIAGLREALDRVGKVAKEIFTIAKQTNLLALNATIEAARAGEAGRGFAVVANEVKSLSTKTSEATTEIDATLKVLNEQAQRLMTESAASAAKARAVSEGTTAIGTVIETVGRAMRELNGETDKIDAASAEIGGNCGELEHEIADLAVGVKLSSDNLAQARDRVNNLVGMSERLIGITAELNIETVDTPFIAAVKDAAEKVSAAFEDALARGDISESDLFDRNYQPVAGSDPQQVLTRYTQLCDRVLPGIQEPVLAANSRIVFCVAIDENGYLPTHNRQFSQPQGRDPVWNAANCRNRRIFNDRVGLAAGRNTKPFLLQTYRRDMGGGKYTLMKDVSAPVMVRGRHWGGLRLAYKV, via the coding sequence ATGATGGATGGTGGCGTTGGGCTTCGTCCGCATCTGATCGCGGACATCGCGCAGGAAGCAGGCAATCTCGGAATCGAGATCGCGGATATCGCCGGCCATATCGAGGATGTGAACGCCCGCGTCACCCACCAGTCGGAGGTGTTCACGCAGCTGCGCGATACCGGCGCCAAGATGTCGCGCAGCACGCAGCGCATCTCGGAGGCCTCGGCCGTCGCGCGCTCGGTCACCGAACAGGCGCGGCAGGAGGTCGACAGCTCCCACGACCGGGTGCAGCAGTCGCTCTCCGACATCCATGCGCTGGTGTCGTCGGTGACGGGGATCGAGGGGCAGATCGCCGGGCTGCGCGAGGCGCTGGACCGCGTCGGCAAGGTCGCCAAGGAGATCTTCACCATCGCCAAGCAGACCAACCTGCTGGCGCTGAACGCCACCATCGAGGCTGCCCGCGCCGGCGAGGCCGGGCGCGGCTTCGCCGTGGTGGCGAACGAGGTGAAGTCGCTGTCCACCAAAACCAGCGAGGCGACGACGGAAATCGACGCGACGCTGAAGGTGCTGAACGAGCAGGCCCAGCGCCTGATGACGGAGAGCGCCGCCAGCGCCGCCAAGGCCCGCGCGGTCAGCGAGGGAACCACCGCCATCGGCACGGTGATCGAGACGGTCGGCCGCGCCATGCGCGAACTGAACGGCGAGACCGACAAGATCGACGCCGCGTCGGCCGAGATCGGCGGCAACTGCGGCGAGCTGGAGCACGAGATCGCCGACCTTGCGGTGGGCGTGAAGCTGTCCAGCGACAATCTGGCGCAGGCGCGCGACCGGGTGAACAATCTGGTCGGCATGAGCGAGCGGCTGATCGGCATCACCGCCGAACTGAACATCGAGACGGTCGATACCCCCTTCATCGCCGCGGTCAAGGACGCCGCCGAGAAAGTATCCGCGGCCTTCGAGGACGCGCTGGCCCGTGGCGACATCAGCGAATCCGACCTGTTCGACCGCAATTACCAGCCGGTCGCCGGATCGGACCCGCAGCAGGTGCTGACCCGCTATACCCAGCTGTGCGACCGCGTGCTGCCCGGAATCCAGGAGCCGGTGCTGGCGGCCAACAGCCGCATCGTCTTCTGCGTGGCGATCGACGAGAACGGCTATCTGCCCACCCACAACCGCCAGTTCAGCCAGCCTCAGGGCCGTGACCCGGTGTGGAACGCCGCCAACTGCCGCAACCGCCGCATCTTCAACGACCGCGTCGGCCTGGCCGCCGGGCGCAACACCAAGCCCTTCCTGCTGCAGACCTACCGGCGCGACATGGGCGGCGGGAAATACACGCTGATGAAGGACGTCTCCGCTCCCGTCATGGTCCGTGGCCGCCATTGGGGCGGGCTGCGGCTGGCCTACAAGGTGTGA
- the hypD gene encoding hydrogenase formation protein HypD — translation MKYVEEFRDPVLARNVAAAIAREVRADRTYHLMEFCGGHTHAISRYGIPDLLPDTVRMIHGPGCPVCVLPVGRIDDAIALARRPEVTLCTYGDVMRVPGSGRLSLLKAKAQGADVRMVVSADAAVRIAAENPDRQVVFLAIGFETTTPPTALAVRAAAAQGLTNFSVFCNHVLTPSAIQGIMAGADEGLSLDGFVGPAHVSVVIGSDAYAPAAADYGKPVVISGFEPLDVLQSILMLIRQINDGRAEVENQYTRAVTADGNRKAQALVLEIFETRPSFEWRGLGSIPHSGLKLREAYAAFDAERRFPIAGASVPDHKGCDCGAILRGVKRPIDCKLFDIVCTPENPMGSCMVSAEGACAAHYTYGRFRDA, via the coding sequence ATGAAATACGTCGAAGAGTTCCGCGATCCGGTGCTTGCCCGCAACGTCGCCGCCGCCATCGCGCGGGAGGTGCGGGCCGACCGCACCTATCACCTGATGGAGTTCTGCGGCGGCCACACCCACGCCATCTCCCGCTACGGCATTCCCGACCTGCTGCCCGACACCGTGCGCATGATCCATGGGCCGGGCTGCCCGGTCTGCGTTCTGCCGGTCGGCCGGATCGACGACGCCATCGCGCTGGCCCGCCGGCCGGAGGTGACGCTGTGCACCTATGGCGACGTCATGCGGGTGCCGGGGTCCGGGCGGCTCAGCCTGCTGAAGGCCAAGGCGCAGGGCGCCGACGTGCGCATGGTGGTGTCGGCCGACGCGGCGGTGCGCATCGCTGCGGAGAACCCCGACCGGCAGGTGGTGTTCCTCGCCATCGGCTTCGAAACGACGACCCCGCCCACCGCGCTGGCGGTTCGGGCGGCGGCGGCGCAGGGGCTGACCAACTTCTCCGTCTTCTGCAACCATGTGCTCACCCCCTCGGCCATCCAGGGCATCATGGCGGGAGCGGACGAGGGGCTGTCGCTGGACGGGTTCGTCGGGCCGGCCCATGTCTCCGTCGTCATCGGGTCGGACGCCTATGCCCCGGCCGCGGCGGATTACGGCAAGCCGGTGGTGATCTCCGGATTCGAGCCGCTGGACGTGCTGCAGTCGATCCTGATGCTGATCCGCCAGATCAACGACGGGCGGGCGGAGGTCGAGAACCAGTATACCCGCGCCGTCACCGCCGACGGCAACCGCAAGGCCCAGGCGCTGGTGCTGGAGATCTTCGAGACGCGACCGTCCTTCGAATGGCGCGGCCTGGGCAGCATCCCGCACAGCGGCCTGAAGCTGCGCGAGGCCTATGCCGCCTTCGACGCCGAACGGCGCTTTCCCATCGCCGGGGCCAGCGTTCCCGACCACAAGGGCTGCGATTGCGGCGCCATCCTGCGCGGCGTGAAGCGGCCGATCGACTGCAAGCTGTTCGACATCGTCTGCACCCCGGAAAACCCGATGGGCTCCTGCATGGTCTCGGCCGAAGGCGCCTGCGCGGCGCACTACACCTATGGACGGTTCCGCGACGCCTGA